The following coding sequences are from one Calditrichota bacterium window:
- a CDS encoding D-lyxose/D-mannose family sugar isomerase: MITHEQAEKARKRALKLLKKARIVLTEQEKQNIEIADFGLGELETTGLELVVYVNTDRVCAKELVLFPYQTCPEHRHPPVEGEPGKEETFRCRWGTVYLYVPGEPTPHPKAKPPKGREQWYTVWHEVELTPGAQYTLPPNTLHWFQAGPKGAIVSEFSTKSRDESDIFTDPQIQRTPVIEG; this comes from the coding sequence ATGATCACCCACGAACAGGCAGAGAAGGCGCGGAAGCGGGCGCTGAAGCTACTCAAGAAGGCAAGAATCGTCCTCACCGAGCAGGAAAAGCAGAACATCGAGATCGCCGACTTTGGCCTGGGTGAGCTGGAGACCACAGGACTTGAGCTGGTGGTTTATGTGAACACCGACCGAGTGTGTGCGAAGGAGCTGGTCCTATTTCCCTACCAGACCTGTCCTGAACACAGGCACCCGCCGGTTGAAGGAGAGCCTGGCAAGGAGGAGACCTTCCGGTGCCGCTGGGGAACGGTGTATCTGTACGTGCCCGGCGAGCCGACTCCGCATCCCAAGGCCAAGCCGCCCAAGGGGCGCGAGCAATGGTATACCGTCTGGCATGAAGTCGAGCTCACCCCAGGCGCGCAATACACACTGCCGCCCAATACCCTCCACTGGTTTCAAGCCGGCCCAAAAGGGGCAATTGTCTCTGAGTTTTCGACCAAGAGTCGCGATGAGTCCGATATCTTCACCGACCCACAGATTCAGCGGACACCGGTGATCGAGGGATAG
- a CDS encoding TonB-dependent receptor produces MFEKNRTRLTAGAIFLLCGVVALPAMAQKYGTISGTVVAAQNRQPIPGASVMLEGTLLGAATDARGTFTLVRVPAGQHTVKVAMIGFVPVRKEVVVRPGEQTELHVTLEETVIETPSVVVTASKRYQEIADSPVSVAVVSQARLSQIAEINLEQVLQYAPGVNFMGSQINIRGSSGYSHGAGTRVLYLVDGVPILPGDSGDIKWDLITPAQIDHIEIVKGAGSALYGSSAMGGVINVITKDITVRPTTHVRLLVGFYDQPAYPEWRWTDRLLHFNETSISHSRRFNGWELVFAGGRTESLGYRENGNLLRYNMTAKVGKRISPQAHLALTTNWNWADYGASFMWQSQNRPLEAPKAAVGDKVKSWKANINAVYKHALSERFGLKGRLSYFRNRWENFFHDNNDYSEAQKLGFEVQADVLPISGHSVTAGIEGAFDYVQSTMFDNHDAYALACYLQDEIKLPWRFLFTLGARFDYSHIDVGIDDQQLSPKLGLVWKARPGTTVRLSTGRGFRAPSVAERFTDVVVSGLRVVPNLQLRAESAWSYETGVNQEISKHFLLDLALFHNQYHDLIEPEPDASGTVRFINVTEARIRGIETSLQGSLWKGRLTPALSYTLLDPWDITADDYLAYRARHLFTGTVTFTQGPLRVGVDYRYVSRLERVKVYPRDQRVAQKVADLRLGYRLLGNDISFDIGNLFNYNYTQVERTLMPIRHYTMTISRTF; encoded by the coding sequence ATGTTCGAGAAAAACAGAACCCGTCTTACTGCCGGGGCGATATTCCTCTTGTGCGGCGTTGTCGCGCTGCCGGCCATGGCGCAGAAGTACGGCACAATCTCAGGGACGGTGGTCGCGGCGCAGAACAGGCAGCCCATACCCGGGGCCAGCGTCATGTTGGAAGGGACGCTGCTCGGTGCGGCCACTGACGCCCGCGGCACCTTCACCCTGGTACGGGTGCCCGCAGGTCAGCACACGGTGAAGGTGGCGATGATCGGCTTCGTACCCGTGCGTAAGGAGGTGGTAGTGCGCCCGGGTGAGCAAACCGAGCTCCATGTGACCTTGGAGGAGACGGTGATCGAGACCCCTTCGGTGGTGGTCACCGCCAGCAAGCGCTACCAGGAGATCGCCGATTCACCGGTGAGCGTGGCCGTGGTCAGTCAGGCGCGGCTAAGCCAGATCGCCGAAATCAATCTGGAGCAAGTGCTGCAGTATGCGCCCGGGGTCAATTTCATGGGGAGCCAGATCAACATTCGCGGCTCCTCTGGCTACAGCCACGGCGCAGGCACTCGTGTCCTCTACCTGGTCGACGGGGTTCCCATACTTCCGGGCGATAGCGGGGACATCAAGTGGGACCTCATTACGCCGGCACAGATCGACCACATCGAAATCGTGAAAGGTGCGGGTTCGGCTCTGTACGGCTCCAGCGCCATGGGAGGCGTCATCAATGTGATCACCAAAGATATCACCGTGCGCCCCACTACCCATGTGCGGCTATTGGTTGGTTTCTATGACCAGCCTGCCTATCCGGAGTGGCGCTGGACGGACAGGCTGCTCCACTTCAACGAGACGAGTATCAGCCACAGCCGTCGGTTCAATGGCTGGGAGCTCGTCTTTGCCGGGGGCCGCACGGAGTCACTCGGTTACCGGGAAAATGGAAATCTGCTCCGCTACAACATGACCGCCAAGGTGGGAAAGCGCATCTCGCCGCAAGCACACCTGGCCCTGACCACCAATTGGAACTGGGCAGACTATGGCGCCAGCTTCATGTGGCAGAGCCAGAACCGGCCGCTCGAAGCGCCCAAGGCCGCAGTGGGGGACAAAGTCAAGTCCTGGAAGGCGAACATTAATGCCGTTTACAAGCATGCGCTGAGCGAGCGTTTCGGCCTCAAGGGGCGCCTGTCGTATTTCCGCAATCGCTGGGAGAACTTTTTCCACGACAACAACGACTATTCCGAGGCGCAGAAGCTCGGTTTTGAGGTGCAGGCCGACGTGCTGCCCATCTCCGGCCACTCCGTGACCGCCGGTATTGAAGGCGCCTTCGACTATGTGCAGTCGACGATGTTCGATAACCACGATGCCTACGCCCTCGCCTGTTATCTGCAGGATGAAATCAAACTCCCCTGGCGCTTCCTTTTCACCCTCGGAGCGCGATTTGATTACAGCCACATCGACGTGGGCATCGATGACCAACAGCTCAGCCCCAAGCTCGGCCTTGTCTGGAAGGCACGCCCTGGTACCACTGTGCGCCTCTCTACCGGTCGCGGCTTCCGTGCGCCGAGTGTGGCGGAGCGCTTCACCGATGTGGTGGTCTCCGGCTTGCGGGTTGTGCCGAACCTACAGCTCAGGGCAGAGTCTGCCTGGTCCTATGAGACTGGAGTCAATCAGGAAATCAGCAAGCACTTCCTTCTCGACCTTGCCCTGTTCCACAATCAGTACCATGACCTGATCGAGCCGGAACCCGATGCCTCGGGAACAGTGCGCTTCATCAATGTCACAGAGGCGAGGATTCGCGGCATCGAGACAAGCCTCCAGGGAAGCTTATGGAAAGGACGGCTGACCCCAGCGCTCTCCTACACCCTGCTCGATCCCTGGGACATCACCGCCGACGACTACCTGGCCTACCGTGCGCGGCACCTCTTCACAGGCACCGTGACGTTCACCCAAGGTCCTCTCCGCGTTGGCGTCGATTACCGTTACGTGAGCAGATTGGAGCGGGTAAAGGTCTACCCGCGTGATCAGAGGGTGGCCCAGAAGGTGGCTGACCTGCGCTTGGGCTACAGGTTGCTTGGCAATGACATCAGCTTCGACATCGGCAACCTGTTCAACTACAACTACACCCAGGTAGAGCGTACCTTGATGCCCATCCGCCACTACACCATGACGATTTCGCGCACTTTCTGA